One stretch of Methylopila sp. 73B DNA includes these proteins:
- a CDS encoding GntR family transcriptional regulator, giving the protein MAGEVALRRIEREPLGELAHTQLRDALLGGRFAPGSTLTLRHLAETFGVSVTPVRDAVSRLVALGVLELGPRGAAVVPDVRIDALAHITMVRTELEGRAAFEAATRANRRDAANLAAQLDAMRVVIRAQDFTTYLDLHRRFHFSVYALAEVPILSGIIENLWLRAGPVLSLVVPDYVLTLKGTDRHAAIVDAIARGDGALARKETAADIVEADAYLRSLAGPDGRIRRA; this is encoded by the coding sequence ATGGCGGGTGAGGTCGCGCTGCGGCGGATCGAGCGGGAGCCTTTGGGCGAGCTGGCGCACACGCAACTGCGCGACGCCCTGCTCGGCGGCCGCTTCGCGCCCGGCTCGACCCTGACGTTGCGGCACCTGGCCGAGACCTTCGGCGTCTCCGTCACGCCGGTCCGCGACGCCGTCTCCCGCCTGGTCGCGCTGGGCGTGCTGGAGCTCGGTCCGCGCGGGGCGGCCGTGGTGCCGGACGTGAGGATCGACGCCTTAGCCCACATCACCATGGTGCGCACCGAACTCGAGGGCAGGGCGGCGTTCGAGGCCGCGACCCGGGCCAACCGGCGCGACGCGGCCAACCTCGCAGCGCAGCTCGACGCCATGCGCGTCGTCATCCGCGCGCAGGATTTCACGACCTATCTCGATCTTCACCGACGCTTCCACTTCAGCGTCTATGCGCTGGCCGAGGTCCCGATCCTCTCGGGGATCATCGAGAACCTGTGGCTGCGGGCAGGCCCGGTGCTGTCGCTCGTCGTCCCCGACTACGTGCTGACGCTGAAGGGCACCGATCGGCACGCCGCGATCGTCGACGCCATCGCGCGCGGCGACGGCGCTCTGGCGCGCAAGGAGACCGCGGCCGACATCGTCGAGGCCGACGCCTATCTTCGGAGCCTCGCCGGTCCCGACGGACGGATCCGACGGGCCTAA
- a CDS encoding tyrosine-type recombinase/integrase, giving the protein MATIIDTPSKRAKLAPRRNPYWQGISGGRGGVSLGYRRAVKGFGTWVAKVVLDGRRLEESLAVADDDGAPAEALTYRAAVAAALEWSRRQTEALERRGDDGAPEPTVASAIAEYLGARERQTVSGKIARGRMTNHVLADVAFAATKLSQLRSSTIEAWRGRLAVRDEDDEPTVGQMAPATLNRLLTDLRAALNAAAERYRRELPAHLPLEIKVGTRAISVQTVARKQLLTDDEVRRLVDAAFGVDDDFGMLAIVAAATGARFSQIAALRVRDVQAARGRVMMPGSRKGRSRSAKAAVAVPLSSAVLARLAPALEGRRGDEPLLTRWAYKRAERLKWERDRRVPWGAAYEIERPWSATVAAAELPGTIMYAFRHSSIVRGLAAGLPVRLVAALHDTSSDMIEAHYAAHIVDATEEIARRVALVA; this is encoded by the coding sequence GTGGCGACGATTATCGATACTCCTTCGAAGCGGGCCAAGCTCGCGCCGCGGAGAAACCCGTACTGGCAAGGGATCTCCGGAGGACGAGGGGGCGTCTCCCTCGGCTATCGTCGCGCGGTCAAAGGTTTCGGAACCTGGGTGGCGAAAGTCGTTTTGGACGGCCGGCGTCTGGAGGAGAGTCTCGCGGTCGCTGACGACGATGGCGCGCCCGCCGAGGCGCTGACCTACCGTGCCGCGGTCGCGGCGGCGCTGGAGTGGAGCCGTCGGCAAACCGAAGCGCTCGAACGCCGTGGCGACGACGGAGCGCCTGAGCCGACGGTCGCCTCGGCGATCGCCGAGTACCTCGGTGCGCGAGAGCGGCAAACCGTGTCTGGAAAGATCGCGCGCGGTCGCATGACAAATCATGTCCTCGCGGACGTCGCGTTTGCAGCCACGAAGCTGAGCCAACTTCGGTCGTCTACGATCGAGGCCTGGCGCGGACGTCTGGCCGTGCGTGATGAGGACGATGAGCCCACGGTGGGACAGATGGCGCCGGCGACGCTTAACCGTCTGTTGACGGACCTGCGGGCCGCCTTGAACGCCGCCGCCGAACGCTATCGACGCGAACTCCCCGCCCATTTGCCGCTCGAGATCAAGGTCGGGACCCGCGCCATCTCGGTCCAAACCGTCGCTCGGAAGCAATTGCTTACGGACGACGAGGTGCGGCGCCTCGTGGACGCCGCGTTCGGCGTCGATGACGATTTCGGGATGCTGGCGATCGTCGCTGCCGCCACTGGCGCGCGGTTCTCGCAGATCGCCGCGCTCCGCGTCCGCGACGTCCAGGCTGCTCGTGGGCGGGTGATGATGCCCGGCTCCCGCAAGGGGAGATCGCGATCGGCCAAGGCGGCCGTCGCCGTGCCGCTGTCCTCAGCCGTCCTGGCTCGCTTGGCGCCCGCGCTTGAGGGCCGCCGCGGCGATGAGCCTCTCCTGACGCGATGGGCCTACAAGCGCGCGGAACGGCTGAAGTGGGAGCGAGATAGGCGCGTGCCCTGGGGAGCGGCTTACGAGATCGAGCGGCCTTGGTCGGCAACGGTCGCCGCGGCAGAGCTGCCCGGAACGATCATGTACGCGTTTCGCCACAGCTCCATTGTGCGCGGACTGGCTGCTGGCCTGCCGGTCCGCCTCGTCGCGGCGCTTCACGACACGAGCTCAGATATGATCGAGGCGCACTATGCGGCCCACATTGTCGACGCCACCGAAGAGATCGCGAGGCGCGTCGCGCTAGTTGCTTAG
- a CDS encoding AAA family ATPase produces MGNTSAPPTGFNGPPRLAGDTLVAISIVEADDHCAPPAKTFGVVAGEPRVVQHGQQPSRGTIRRLELTGLPTRALEELADVLRSMPSRQAIACAPPPAGRDVWRFTTKRDLATLGAEAPADAIARTADFLKVPGGLALIGLDVDAKGWPSELRDKVQTNGGLSKVLATVAPAFRGAACLLRASSSAGVRVGDSGPPTSAEAGQHRFLIAADGADAGRFIDALCARLVLAGYGFAFVSQAGHVEVRTLVDRAATGELSRLWFEGAAILGDRELQFAPGVRDPKVVSGGLLDTYAVLDLDGTEADQFVAIEAGIRRAAEPHARAVRERWREKRIAELVAAGKSRERAAKLVGALSETHVLLAEHELTFDDGSTATVREIMDHPKAFHRATMPDPLEPEYGRGENLAIIYTDCTPPRIHSQAHGGIVYTFDLASVFFETEEDRTEAAQAAPAERFEPLFPEGPAEPDERFTFTMFEEAAATALASSARPLIKGLLDQGAMSVLYGESNSGKTFVAMDISHHVAAGVTWNGLRTTRASVVYVAAEGGQGARKRAAALKAKSKGADVDGFRFLLHSVNLLRADADLGPLIAGLRRIGPVGLVVIDTFSRAMAGGDENASTDMGAMVRHLDAIRAATGAHLMVVHHTGKDKAKGARGHTLLRAATDTEIEIDDLRLTVTKQRDLDKSFAAAFSLEVVTLGVDGEGDPITSCTVRWTAAASPTPKRSAANDQNQKIAAAVLDVLGLDRTGVLGDLWNEIGKKLADASICKATSRNRITDLVKITLAGHGVCVERGGQTVIVRVRQDGIGRTAPWIVEAEERTSCPNNPAASSSEELHELHRGSVFG; encoded by the coding sequence TTGGGCAATACGTCCGCCCCGCCAACCGGCTTCAACGGTCCGCCTCGGCTTGCGGGCGATACTCTTGTTGCGATCTCAATCGTCGAGGCCGACGATCACTGTGCGCCGCCCGCGAAGACTTTCGGCGTCGTCGCCGGCGAGCCGCGCGTCGTTCAGCACGGACAGCAGCCGTCGCGCGGGACGATCCGCCGACTTGAGCTCACCGGCTTGCCGACCCGGGCCCTGGAGGAGTTGGCGGACGTTCTCCGCAGCATGCCGAGCCGCCAGGCGATCGCCTGCGCGCCGCCGCCTGCGGGGCGCGACGTCTGGCGCTTCACCACGAAGCGGGATCTCGCCACGCTCGGCGCAGAGGCCCCGGCCGACGCTATCGCGCGGACGGCGGACTTCCTGAAGGTCCCAGGCGGGCTGGCGTTGATCGGGCTGGACGTGGACGCGAAGGGCTGGCCTAGCGAGCTCCGCGACAAGGTCCAGACCAACGGCGGTTTGTCGAAGGTGCTCGCGACCGTCGCGCCAGCTTTTCGTGGGGCCGCCTGCTTGCTGCGGGCTTCGTCATCGGCCGGCGTGCGCGTCGGGGATAGCGGACCGCCGACCAGCGCCGAGGCCGGACAGCACCGCTTCCTGATCGCCGCGGATGGCGCGGACGCCGGACGGTTCATCGACGCCCTCTGCGCCCGCCTCGTGCTCGCGGGCTATGGCTTCGCGTTCGTCTCTCAGGCCGGCCACGTCGAGGTCCGGACGCTCGTCGATCGCGCGGCGACCGGCGAGCTCTCCCGGCTGTGGTTCGAAGGCGCCGCGATCCTTGGAGATCGCGAGCTCCAGTTCGCGCCGGGCGTTCGGGATCCGAAGGTCGTCAGCGGCGGCCTGCTCGACACGTACGCTGTGCTCGATCTCGACGGCACCGAGGCCGATCAGTTCGTCGCGATTGAAGCCGGGATCCGGCGCGCCGCGGAGCCCCACGCCCGAGCCGTTCGTGAGCGCTGGCGCGAGAAGCGGATCGCCGAATTGGTCGCCGCCGGAAAATCCCGAGAGCGAGCCGCCAAGCTCGTCGGGGCGCTGTCCGAGACGCACGTCCTGCTCGCCGAGCATGAGCTGACGTTCGACGACGGATCGACGGCCACAGTCCGCGAGATCATGGACCATCCGAAGGCGTTCCACCGCGCCACGATGCCGGACCCGCTGGAGCCCGAGTACGGCCGCGGCGAGAACCTGGCGATCATCTACACCGACTGCACGCCTCCAAGGATCCACAGCCAGGCGCACGGCGGCATTGTCTACACGTTCGATCTGGCGTCCGTGTTTTTCGAAACAGAGGAGGATCGCACGGAGGCGGCGCAGGCTGCACCGGCTGAGCGATTTGAACCGCTGTTTCCGGAAGGGCCGGCAGAGCCCGACGAGCGCTTTACCTTCACGATGTTCGAGGAAGCCGCGGCCACCGCGCTCGCGTCGTCGGCCCGTCCGCTGATCAAGGGCCTGCTCGATCAGGGCGCGATGTCCGTGCTGTACGGGGAGAGCAACAGCGGCAAGACCTTCGTGGCGATGGACATCAGCCACCACGTCGCGGCGGGCGTGACCTGGAATGGCCTGCGGACCACGCGCGCTTCAGTCGTCTACGTCGCCGCCGAGGGCGGCCAAGGCGCTCGCAAACGCGCCGCGGCGCTGAAGGCGAAGTCCAAAGGCGCCGACGTCGACGGTTTTCGTTTTCTGCTGCACTCGGTGAACCTGCTGCGCGCGGACGCCGATCTTGGGCCTTTGATCGCAGGCCTGCGGCGTATCGGGCCAGTGGGCTTGGTCGTGATCGACACATTCTCCCGCGCTATGGCCGGCGGCGACGAGAACGCTTCGACGGACATGGGTGCGATGGTCCGCCATCTTGACGCGATCCGGGCGGCTACCGGCGCGCATCTGATGGTCGTGCACCACACGGGCAAGGACAAAGCCAAGGGCGCCCGAGGTCATACGCTGCTGCGCGCGGCGACCGACACCGAGATCGAGATCGACGACCTCCGGCTGACGGTCACCAAGCAGCGCGACCTGGACAAGTCGTTCGCCGCGGCGTTCTCGCTCGAGGTCGTCACTCTCGGCGTGGACGGTGAAGGCGATCCCATCACGTCCTGCACCGTCAGGTGGACGGCTGCGGCCTCGCCTACTCCAAAGCGGAGCGCGGCGAACGATCAGAACCAGAAGATCGCGGCCGCCGTGCTGGACGTGCTTGGCCTGGACCGGACGGGTGTGCTCGGAGATCTGTGGAACGAGATCGGGAAGAAGCTCGCGGACGCCAGCATATGCAAGGCGACGAGCCGGAACCGGATCACTGATCTGGTTAAAATCACCCTCGCTGGCCATGGCGTTTGTGTCGAGCGGGGTGGGCAGACGGTCATTGTCCGCGTCCGTCAGGACGGGATCGGCCGCACGGCGCCTTGGATCGTTGAAGCCGAGGAACGGACATCCTGTCCGAATAATCCGGCAGCTTCGAGCAGCGAAGAACTTCACGAGCTTCACCGCGGGAGTGTTTTCGGATGA
- a CDS encoding recombinase family protein codes for MAEGAFIAYFRVSTAKQGASGLGLEAQRAAVHRYLNGGGWRIVGEFTEVESGKRADRPQLAQALAAARLHRATLVVAKLDRLSRNAAFLLTLRDSGVKFVAADMPDANSMTVGILAVVAQEEREAISRRTKEALAAAKARGQILGGDRGRPPTDEHRLAAAKAKAEAAKRRAADLAPIIADLRANGATSLGAVARELTARGIPTATGCGSWSAVQVQRVVAATASVS; via the coding sequence ATGGCCGAAGGCGCTTTCATCGCCTATTTCCGCGTCTCGACGGCCAAGCAGGGGGCGTCTGGCCTCGGGCTCGAAGCTCAACGAGCTGCCGTCCACCGCTACCTGAACGGCGGAGGCTGGCGGATCGTCGGCGAGTTTACCGAGGTCGAGAGCGGCAAGCGCGCGGACCGGCCTCAGTTGGCTCAGGCGCTGGCCGCCGCTCGCCTCCACCGCGCGACCCTGGTCGTCGCGAAGCTGGATCGCCTGAGCCGGAACGCGGCGTTCCTGCTCACGCTCCGGGACAGCGGCGTGAAATTCGTCGCCGCGGACATGCCGGATGCGAACAGCATGACCGTCGGCATCCTCGCCGTTGTCGCGCAGGAAGAACGCGAGGCGATCTCAAGGCGCACGAAAGAGGCGTTGGCGGCCGCAAAGGCGCGTGGGCAGATACTCGGCGGCGACCGCGGCCGGCCTCCCACTGACGAGCACCGCTTGGCCGCCGCGAAAGCCAAGGCCGAGGCCGCCAAGCGCCGCGCGGCCGACCTGGCGCCGATCATCGCGGACCTGAGGGCAAACGGAGCGACGAGCTTGGGCGCCGTCGCGAGGGAGCTGACCGCGCGCGGGATCCCGACCGCCACCGGCTGCGGCTCATGGTCCGCTGTGCAGGTTCAGCGCGTCGTGGCGGCGACGGCCAGCGTCAGTTGA